A window of the Bombina bombina isolate aBomBom1 chromosome 3, aBomBom1.pri, whole genome shotgun sequence genome harbors these coding sequences:
- the NXPH4 gene encoding neurexophilin-4, with protein sequence MSKTLGYIDLGATGMVKNGAYGTTKSHSLHPSRVFSTDPFKAKTPIQSQISPWEWSKNQTMLTGGIGQRAKRKPSLKTGRTKKIFGWGDFYFNIKTVKFSLLVTGKIVDHINGTFSVYFRHNSSSLGNVSVSIVPPTKVVEFDLLQQTTLDTRETKTFNCRVEYEKTNRALKNKPCLYDPAKSCYMEHTQSHAAWLCAKPFKVICIFISFYSIDYKLVQKVCPDYNFQNDHPYFG encoded by the coding sequence ATGTCAAAAACCTTGGGATATATTGATCTAGGGGCAACTGGAATGGTGAAAAATGGGGCATATGGTACAACCAAGTCACACTCTCTCCACCCATCCCGTGTATTTTCTACAGATCCTTTCAAAGCTAAAACCCCAATACAATCTCAAATTAGCCCATGGGAATGGAGCAAGAACCAGACAATGCTTACTGGAGGAATTGGTCAGAGAGCTAAGCGTAAGCCTTCCCTGAAAACTGGGAGGACCAAGAAGATCTTTGGCTGGGGGGATTTTTACTTCAACATAAAAACAGTCAAATTTAGCCTGTTGGTGACTGGCAAGATAGTAGACCACATCAATGGAACTTTCAGTGTCTACTTCCGTCACAATTCATCCAGCCTGGGCAATGTGTCCGTAAGCATAGTTCCTCCAACCAAGGTAGTAGAGTTTGACCTCCTCCAGCAAACCACCTTGGATACCAGAGAAACTAAAACCTTTAATTGTAGGGTTGAATATGAAAAGACCAACAGAGCCTTGAAGAACAAACCATGCCTTTATGACCCAGCAAAATCTTGCTACATGGAGCATACTCAGAGCCATGCTGCATGGCTATGTGCCAAACCCTTCAAGGTTATCTGCATTTTCATTTCCTTCTACAGCATTGACTACAAGCTGGTGCAGAAAGTTTGCCCGGATTATAACTTTCAGAATGATCACCCCTACTTTGGTTGA